The Paenibacillus sp. BIC5C1 DNA segment TTTTGGTTAACACCTTGGCGGTCGTAATTACACGTTGATCCAATTTGCCAGGATCGTCGGAGATATATCTGTTTTTGCGCAAATTGTACGTGTAGTTCAAGCTTTGGGTGATTTTCATATAATCAACGATACGATAGCTCAGTTGACCCTGAACCGTAACGGTTTGATAATCGGCTGTTATTTCTTCGAACATAAAGGGCACATCCACCGAAGATACAGGCAGAACCACCACCGATGTCGTCGGCTCATAATAGTAGAAGGACAAACCCACACCTTGACGTTGCACCTGCCCATTCTTCACTTTCATTACGTACTCACTGGGTTGAAACTTCACGAATCGGAATCCAAACATTGCTCATTCCCCATTTCTTAATATTGTCGTTTTGATATTATCGAAATGATAACAAATGAATTTGATATTGTCAATATGACATTAACAACTTTTTTTGCTTTTGACATCAAAAAAAGACCTACCTTAGGCAAAAGCCTTGAGATAGGTCGATTTTCTATAATTATAGTCAGTAATGACAACTCATAATGGGTTAGATTTGAGAGGCGCTAGCCTAACATTAGGAGTCACCACGTTGTTAATCAACGTTCATCATTTATTTATTTTGTTCAGCGCTCTTCAAGATCAGATCAACAAACAAATCAATCTGCGCTGTAATGGCGATCGGATCATATCGATAGAATGTGTCAAAATCATTCTCGAAGAATCGGTGATTCTTCACCGCATTCAGACCATTCCATACTTTGGACTGTTTGAATTCCTTCAGCGCTTCGCCTTTTTTCTCAGGATCGTACACCGTCATGAACATGTAATCGGTAGCGTATTCCGGCAGTACTTCAAGCGATAGCTGCACGGTCTGATTGTCTTTGCTCACCTTGCTCGGCATTTTCAGCTTCAAAGCATTGTATACCACTTGTCCGCCCCGGCCTGCGTTGTCGCCAAAGATCCACAGATCTCCTTTGTCCGTCAATTCGTATAATCCTACGGTCGTATTTTCGTCCACGATGCCTTTCAGCTTCTCGCGTCCTGCTGCCGCCTTTTCCTCATAATCGGCAATGAACGCCTTCGCCTGCTCCGGTTGACCAATCAAATCACCAAACAGCTCAACTGTCTTGTAGATATCTGTCGCTGTACCATATGGGATATGCACGGTTGGTGCAATTTTGGACAGTTCCTCGTAGTTATCATCATACATGACAACGATCAAGTCAGGCTGTAATTCCAGCGTCTTCTCCACGTTAACCGGATAACCCACGTCTGTGGTGTCTTTCAGCTTGTCCTTAATAAACGGATTATCGAAGGCACTCGGCTCCACACCAATCAGATTACCACCTACAGACAGAATTTCGCCCCCGTAGTAATCGGTCACGATGCGTTTCGGATGTGCAGGAATGGTAACCATCCCTTTATCCGTCTGATACTCGCGTGTTTCACTTTCCGTTGATTCATTCTGAGCCGTATCGGTTCCAGTGGATTCCTGATTCTCAGTCGTCTGCCCTGATCCGCTCCCCGTTTCATCCGTTGTCTTTCCTGCATTTCCGCAGCCCGCAAGAACTAGCGCAAACACAATAAATAACGTGCAAATGGAAAGAATCGATTTGGATTTAAACATAAACATGATGCCCCCTATAATTCAGTGCTTTTGTGATAATGGTAATCATTATCATTGGAATCATAGCAGAATTGATTACTTACTGTCTACCATTTTGTTGAATGTATAAACATAGGGATCGAGCAGAAAGACCCGATCCCTATATCATATATACACTTAGAATTTATAAATCTGCTCCATCATTCTGGCTACAGCGACTGCACCCTGTGCACGATTAGCATGCAGTTTAGGCGCAAACGATCCATCTGCCATTCCTTGAAGCAGGCCTTGCTCCTGCATCGCTGCAACAGCTTGTTTTGCATATTCAGCGATATCTGCGTTGTCATTGAATTCGATACCATCTGATGAAGAATCAACGGCTGCACTGGTGTTCTGCTTCATGACCTGTATCGCACGGTTTAACATCACGGCCATGTCCTCACGGGTAATACGTTCAGTTGCTGCAAACGATCCATCTGCTCGGCCTTGCACGATTCCCATCTCCAGACCAAGGCGTACGGAATCTGAATACCACTGACCATTCTTAACATCCATTGGAGTCAAAGTGGACGGTTCCGGCAAGCGTGATTCGCCAATCCCCTTCATGATCATTTGCAGAAATTGTGCACGTGTCAGTTCTCCTTGCGGGCTGAATTGGGTATTTGTCATGCCTGAAATGATTCCTTTGCCATACAGATTCTGAACCTCTTTAATGGCCCAGGAGTGGGATTGTAAGTCATTCAACGGCACCTGTACTTCAGTAACCACGAAACGACCTGCTTGAAGCGGCTTGAAAGCCAGACTTTGGGTCATTTCATCATATTGAGTAAAGGTTACTGGTTTCATTTCACCGTTTGGCAAAAGGGATTGGATAACCAGCACAACGTCCTCTGCATTGGGATTTTGAACATTCGACATCGCGATTTCAATGGATCTATCAGTCCACTGTAACGGCTCTCCGTTTAACAGCAGATCCACACTGACCACATTGCGGTTACCGATGGCTTTCTTTTGCACTTCTGACAGATTGGCTGTAGAGTCTTCGGCCAGAATGACATCCAGCGTAGCCCTATCTTCACTACCAGTATCCTTCAATAAACCTAGTGGGATACGGACAGATGTCTGCTTCATGGTCA contains these protein-coding regions:
- a CDS encoding iron-hydroxamate ABC transporter substrate-binding protein encodes the protein MFKSKSILSICTLFIVFALVLAGCGNAGKTTDETGSGSGQTTENQESTGTDTAQNESTESETREYQTDKGMVTIPAHPKRIVTDYYGGEILSVGGNLIGVEPSAFDNPFIKDKLKDTTDVGYPVNVEKTLELQPDLIVVMYDDNYEELSKIAPTVHIPYGTATDIYKTVELFGDLIGQPEQAKAFIADYEEKAAAGREKLKGIVDENTTVGLYELTDKGDLWIFGDNAGRGGQVVYNALKLKMPSKVSKDNQTVQLSLEVLPEYATDYMFMTVYDPEKKGEALKEFKQSKVWNGLNAVKNHRFFENDFDTFYRYDPIAITAQIDLFVDLILKSAEQNK